In a single window of the Streptomyces sp. NBC_00353 genome:
- a CDS encoding DUF5304 domain-containing protein, producing MSEATDRPVDDDAWAKACAEDLEAEKARRRAQHGPPPGSAAEELRKLVDAVADKVASLQSPLFGVAAQGAVQQVIKQAKSVVEPVIERNPDVFDHIAAAGSELLAAYRSAVESQERRWTQGATDPGGPSKKADDPTDPRDDGTGAGEHIDLD from the coding sequence ATGAGCGAAGCCACCGATCGTCCCGTCGACGACGATGCGTGGGCGAAGGCCTGCGCCGAGGATCTCGAAGCGGAGAAGGCCCGCCGCCGCGCCCAGCACGGCCCGCCGCCCGGCTCCGCCGCCGAAGAACTGCGCAAACTGGTCGATGCCGTGGCCGACAAGGTCGCCTCCCTCCAGTCCCCGCTGTTCGGCGTGGCCGCCCAGGGGGCCGTACAGCAGGTGATCAAGCAGGCGAAGTCCGTCGTCGAGCCGGTCATCGAACGCAACCCTGATGTCTTCGACCACATCGCCGCGGCCGGCAGCGAACTCCTCGCCGCCTACCGCTCCGCCGTCGAGAGCCAGGAGCGCCGCTGGACCCAGGGCGCCACCGACCCCGGCGGCCCCTCGAAGAAGGCCGACGACCCCACCGACCCGCGCGACGACGGCACCGGCGCGGGCGAACACATCGACCTGGACTGA
- a CDS encoding metallophosphoesterase family protein, which yields MRAGPNSRDAATARRTRIHVVSDVHGNTEALARAGDGADALICLGDLVLFLDYADHSRGIFPDLFGVENADRIVELRTARRFEEARDFGRGLWAGLDRNAAIVGAVRKQYAELFDALPTPTYATYGNVDIPDLWPEYARPGTTVLDGERVEIGGRVFGFVGGGLQTPMRTPYEISDEEYAAKVEAIGEVDVLCTHIPPDVPELTYDTVARRFERGSRALLDAIRRTRPRYAIFGHVHQPLVRRMRIGATECVNVGHFASTGRPWALEW from the coding sequence ATGCGAGCCGGACCGAACAGCCGTGATGCCGCCACCGCACGCCGTACCCGCATCCACGTGGTCAGTGACGTGCATGGGAACACCGAAGCGCTGGCCCGTGCAGGGGATGGTGCGGACGCGCTCATCTGTCTCGGTGACCTGGTCCTCTTCCTCGACTACGCCGACCACTCGCGCGGCATCTTCCCCGACCTCTTCGGCGTCGAGAACGCCGACCGGATCGTCGAACTGCGCACCGCCCGCCGCTTCGAGGAGGCCCGGGACTTCGGTCGCGGTCTCTGGGCGGGCCTGGACCGCAATGCCGCCATCGTCGGCGCGGTGCGCAAGCAGTACGCCGAGTTGTTCGATGCGCTCCCCACCCCCACGTACGCCACCTACGGCAACGTCGACATCCCCGATCTCTGGCCCGAGTACGCCCGCCCCGGCACCACCGTCCTGGACGGTGAACGCGTCGAGATCGGAGGCCGGGTCTTCGGCTTCGTCGGCGGCGGACTGCAGACCCCGATGCGCACCCCGTACGAGATCAGCGACGAGGAGTACGCCGCCAAGGTCGAGGCGATCGGCGAGGTGGACGTCCTGTGCACGCACATCCCGCCCGACGTCCCGGAACTGACGTACGACACCGTGGCGCGCCGCTTCGAGCGCGGCAGCCGGGCGCTGCTCGACGCGATCCGCCGGACCCGTCCCCGATACGCAATTTTCGGCCATGTCCATCAGCCGCTGGTCCGCCGGATGCGGATCGGCGCCACCGAATGCGTGAACGTCGGGCACTTCGCGTCGACCGGCCGGCCGTGGGCTCTGGAGTGGTGA
- a CDS encoding ROK family glucokinase, with amino-acid sequence MGLTIGVDIGGTKIAAGVVDEEGRILSMFKVPTPPTAEGIVDAIAAAVSGASEGHEVEAVGIGAAGYVDDKRATVLFAPNINWRHEPLKDKVEQRVGLPVVVENDANAAAWGEYRFGAGQGHDDVICITLGTGLGGGIIIGNKLRRGRFGVAAEFGHIRVVPDGLLCGCGSQGCWEQYASGRALVRYAKQRANATPENATILLSLGDGTVDGIEGKHISQAARQGDPVAIDSFRELARWAGAGLADLASLFDPSAFIVGGGVSDEGELVLGPIRKSFRRWLIGGEWRPHAQVLAAQLGGKAGLVGAADLARQG; translated from the coding sequence ATGGGACTCACCATCGGCGTCGATATCGGCGGCACGAAGATCGCGGCTGGAGTGGTCGACGAAGAGGGCCGGATCCTCTCGATGTTCAAGGTGCCGACCCCGCCGACGGCTGAAGGCATCGTGGACGCGATCGCGGCGGCGGTATCCGGCGCGAGCGAGGGACACGAGGTCGAAGCAGTCGGCATCGGCGCTGCCGGATATGTCGACGACAAGCGCGCCACGGTGCTGTTCGCGCCGAACATCAACTGGCGGCACGAGCCGCTGAAGGACAAGGTCGAGCAGCGCGTCGGCCTCCCGGTCGTCGTCGAGAACGACGCCAACGCCGCGGCCTGGGGCGAGTACCGCTTCGGCGCCGGCCAGGGCCACGACGACGTCATCTGCATCACGCTCGGCACCGGCCTGGGCGGCGGCATCATCATCGGCAACAAGCTGCGCCGCGGACGCTTCGGTGTGGCCGCCGAATTCGGCCACATCCGGGTCGTCCCGGACGGGCTGCTCTGCGGCTGCGGCAGCCAGGGATGCTGGGAGCAGTACGCCTCCGGGCGTGCCCTCGTCCGGTACGCGAAGCAGCGTGCCAACGCCACCCCGGAGAACGCCACGATCCTGCTCAGCCTCGGCGACGGCACGGTGGACGGCATCGAGGGCAAGCACATCAGCCAGGCCGCCCGGCAGGGCGACCCGGTGGCGATCGACTCGTTCCGCGAGCTGGCCCGCTGGGCCGGCGCCGGACTCGCCGACCTCGCCTCGCTCTTCGACCCGTCCGCGTTCATCGTCGGCGGTGGCGTCTCCGACGAGGGCGAGCTCGTGCTCGGCCCGATCCGCAAGTCGTTCCGCCGCTGGCTGATCGGCGGCGAGTGGCGCCCGCACGCCCAGGTGCTCGCGGCCCAACTGGGCGGCAAGGCCGGACTGGTGGGCGCGGCGGACCTGGCCCGGCAGGGCTGA
- a CDS encoding spore-associated protein has translation MRTAFQRAGLVVAVAASALVAVPATADAAAAAASPTAVCGADGYSYSVVASSPVKFSSGTVAGTVYLMYSSGNGKNCVVTVKTSYTGTATFTTAQLIIQNGNTYVDQGNYTSYAGPVRGSAAGKCVKYWGSINTGPDGQAGANASGGRMSWGNCG, from the coding sequence GTGCGTACCGCCTTCCAGCGGGCCGGTCTGGTCGTGGCCGTGGCAGCCTCCGCCCTCGTGGCGGTGCCCGCCACGGCCGATGCGGCAGCTGCCGCGGCCAGTCCGACCGCGGTCTGCGGGGCCGACGGTTACAGCTACTCCGTCGTCGCCTCGTCCCCCGTGAAGTTCAGCAGCGGCACGGTCGCCGGCACCGTCTACCTGATGTACAGCAGCGGGAACGGCAAGAACTGCGTCGTGACGGTCAAGACCTCGTACACGGGCACGGCCACCTTCACCACGGCCCAGCTCATCATCCAGAACGGCAACACGTACGTCGACCAGGGCAACTACACCAGCTACGCCGGACCGGTCCGGGGCAGCGCCGCGGGCAAGTGCGTGAAGTACTGGGGCTCGATCAACACCGGGCCGGACGGACAGGCCGGGGCCAACGCCAGCGGCGGTCGCATGAGCTGGGGCAACTGCGGCTGA
- a CDS encoding ArsA family ATPase, which translates to MRTVLVTGPGGAGRTTVAAATALAAARRGCRTLLLSPDAIPGFPDATEPTEVTEGLRFARVDSGEHFRTELLALQEQASPVLDLLGGNRLDAEELTELPGSGQLALLHTLRRAAEGDWSHDGHELLVVDLPPLREALAVLALPEQLRRYLRRLLPPERQAARALRPMLAQLAGVPMPAQWLYETAARRDAELAAVQRLVEDRGTTVRLVAEPGPAAEDALRTARTGFALHGLRVDTLTVNRVLPRHSSDPWFAALAAQQEKCVDHWYEEWAPVASLCEVPHLGRDPQGLDDLTLLDAGANRTTAEAAGSGGGRFEGDGLAVEPADRPGGRADNPWWIEGPSVPDGPDGVLVWCLPLPGAVKEHLQLVRRGDELLLNVGPFRRIVELESGLRRCTVSGAALTDGVLRVRFTPDPGLWPRTS; encoded by the coding sequence GTGCGTACGGTCCTCGTCACCGGCCCCGGCGGCGCCGGCCGTACCACCGTCGCGGCGGCGACCGCACTGGCCGCCGCCCGCCGGGGCTGCCGCACGCTGCTGCTCTCCCCCGACGCCATACCCGGCTTCCCCGACGCCACGGAACCCACCGAGGTCACCGAAGGACTCCGGTTCGCCCGCGTCGACTCCGGCGAGCACTTCCGCACCGAACTCCTCGCCCTCCAGGAGCAGGCGTCCCCGGTGCTCGACCTGCTCGGTGGCAACCGGCTCGACGCCGAGGAGCTGACCGAACTCCCCGGCAGCGGCCAACTCGCCCTGCTGCACACCCTGCGCCGCGCCGCCGAGGGCGACTGGTCGCACGACGGCCACGAGCTTCTCGTCGTCGACCTGCCGCCGCTGCGCGAGGCCCTCGCCGTCCTCGCCCTGCCCGAGCAGCTGCGCCGCTATCTGCGCCGTCTGCTGCCTCCGGAACGCCAGGCCGCCCGCGCTCTGCGCCCGATGCTCGCCCAGCTCGCCGGCGTCCCGATGCCCGCCCAGTGGCTGTACGAGACCGCCGCCCGCCGCGACGCCGAGCTGGCCGCCGTCCAGAGGCTGGTCGAGGACCGGGGCACCACGGTCCGCCTCGTCGCCGAACCCGGACCCGCCGCCGAGGATGCCCTGCGTACCGCCCGCACCGGATTCGCCCTGCACGGCCTGCGCGTCGACACCCTCACCGTCAACCGGGTGCTGCCCCGTCACTCGTCCGACCCGTGGTTCGCCGCTCTCGCCGCACAGCAGGAGAAGTGCGTCGACCACTGGTACGAGGAGTGGGCGCCGGTCGCCTCCCTGTGCGAGGTGCCACACCTCGGCCGGGACCCGCAGGGGCTGGACGACCTCACTCTTCTCGACGCCGGGGCGAACCGCACCACCGCCGAGGCGGCGGGCAGCGGGGGAGGCCGCTTCGAGGGCGACGGGCTCGCCGTCGAACCCGCCGACCGGCCGGGCGGGCGCGCCGACAACCCCTGGTGGATCGAGGGCCCGAGCGTCCCGGACGGCCCCGATGGGGTCCTGGTCTGGTGCCTTCCGCTGCCCGGAGCCGTCAAGGAGCACCTCCAGCTGGTGCGGCGTGGCGACGAATTGCTCCTGAACGTCGGCCCGTTCCGCCGGATCGTTGAACTGGAGTCCGGGCTGCGCCGCTGCACCGTCTCCGGCGCGGCGCTCACCGACGGTGTGCTGCGGGTCCGGTTCACGCCGGACCCGGGCCTGTGGCCGCGGACCTCCTGA
- a CDS encoding glycosyltransferase 87 family protein, which translates to MTAAGGTGRFLAPVAVWALTRAALLLCVLKVITLPGPDVTSDVSVIYHGWSEVLQSGTYPQSDVTWQYPPVAALAIRSPALLPFLDYTSAFFVLVCLCDALVLGLLLYAGRRTDRRTAGGWVWVAGVPLLGTTAYARYDVMVTAVAVAALLAGARHPRVLGTLAAFGALLKVWPVLLLVGTARGERTRRSWTAAAVTAAGLLVVCAAAMPGALAFLGFQRDRGTEVESLGALVFHVARQFGWQGRVELNYGSLEFLGPHVPLVSTLALGLSLIACGWLLVWRLRARTFGASTTADAAFTAVLLFTTTSRVISPQYMLWLVGLAAVCLVFRSGRMGLPAGLVLAATGVTQLEFPLGFVHVVTSDATGVTLMFVRNGLLVAATLVAARRLWQRTVTEPGRPEQPVPVRPVPCRASAPAGDVSRDGTADTPASAP; encoded by the coding sequence ATGACGGCAGCAGGCGGCACCGGCAGATTTCTCGCACCCGTGGCGGTGTGGGCCCTCACCAGGGCCGCGTTGCTGCTCTGCGTCCTGAAGGTGATCACGCTGCCGGGCCCGGACGTGACGAGTGACGTCTCGGTGATCTACCACGGCTGGTCCGAGGTGCTGCAGAGCGGCACGTACCCGCAGTCCGATGTCACCTGGCAGTACCCGCCCGTCGCGGCGCTCGCCATCCGCTCCCCCGCCCTGCTGCCGTTCCTGGACTACACCTCGGCCTTCTTCGTCCTCGTGTGCCTGTGCGACGCGCTGGTGCTGGGCCTGCTGCTGTACGCGGGCCGGCGGACCGACAGGCGGACGGCGGGCGGCTGGGTCTGGGTGGCGGGGGTGCCGCTGCTCGGCACGACCGCGTACGCGCGCTACGACGTGATGGTGACGGCGGTCGCGGTGGCGGCACTGCTGGCGGGGGCGCGGCATCCGCGGGTGCTGGGGACGCTGGCCGCCTTCGGTGCGCTGCTCAAGGTGTGGCCGGTGCTGCTGCTCGTCGGCACGGCGCGCGGGGAGCGCACCCGCCGCTCGTGGACGGCGGCCGCGGTGACGGCGGCGGGTCTGCTGGTGGTGTGTGCGGCGGCGATGCCGGGTGCGCTGGCCTTTCTCGGCTTCCAGCGCGACCGGGGCACCGAGGTCGAGTCGCTGGGCGCGCTGGTCTTCCATGTGGCCCGTCAGTTCGGCTGGCAGGGCCGGGTGGAGCTGAACTACGGATCGCTGGAGTTCCTCGGTCCGCATGTACCGCTGGTGAGCACGCTGGCGCTCGGTCTGAGCCTGATCGCCTGCGGCTGGCTGCTGGTGTGGCGGCTGCGGGCCCGCACGTTCGGGGCGAGCACCACGGCCGACGCGGCGTTCACTGCGGTCCTGCTGTTCACGACCACCAGCCGGGTGATCAGCCCCCAGTACATGCTGTGGCTGGTCGGCCTTGCGGCGGTCTGCCTGGTCTTCCGGTCCGGCCGGATGGGATTGCCCGCCGGACTGGTACTGGCAGCGACGGGCGTCACGCAGCTGGAGTTCCCGCTCGGGTTCGTCCATGTGGTGACCAGTGACGCAACGGGCGTGACGCTGATGTTCGTACGCAACGGCCTGCTGGTCGCGGCGACCCTGGTCGCCGCGAGGCGGCTGTGGCAGCGGACGGTGACCGAGCCGGGGAGGCCGGAGCAGCCGGTGCCGGTCCGGCCGGTCCCCTGCCGCGCGTCCGCACCGGCCGGGGACGTCAGCCGAGACGGGACCGCAGATACTCCCGCCAGCGCGCCGTGA
- a CDS encoding alpha/beta hydrolase → MPVLPGAEPFRHEGGEVGVLLCHGFTGSPQSLRPWADHLAERGLTVSLPLLPGHGTRWQDMQVTGWQDWYAEVDRELRALSERCSQVFVFGLSMGGALALRLAAKHGDAISGLVLVNPGNKVHGLAAYALPVVRHLLPSTKGVANDIARDGSVEIGYDRVPLHAAHSLRNFFRLVDTDLPQVTQPVLLLHSPQDHVVPPADSARILSRVSSTDVEEILLEQSYHVATLDHDAERIFDESYSFIGRLAPSVGKKGSTSGG, encoded by the coding sequence GTGCCGGTCCTTCCTGGAGCCGAGCCGTTCCGCCACGAGGGCGGAGAGGTCGGCGTCCTCCTCTGCCACGGATTCACCGGTTCACCGCAGTCGCTGCGTCCCTGGGCCGACCATCTGGCGGAGCGCGGACTCACGGTCTCGCTGCCGCTGCTGCCCGGGCACGGCACGCGCTGGCAGGACATGCAGGTCACGGGCTGGCAGGACTGGTACGCGGAGGTGGACCGGGAGCTGCGGGCCCTGTCGGAGCGGTGCAGTCAGGTCTTCGTCTTCGGGCTGTCGATGGGCGGCGCGCTGGCGCTGCGGCTGGCGGCGAAGCACGGGGACGCGATCAGCGGTCTGGTGCTCGTCAATCCGGGGAACAAGGTGCACGGCCTGGCGGCGTACGCACTGCCTGTCGTCCGTCATCTGCTGCCGTCGACGAAGGGCGTGGCCAACGACATCGCGCGCGACGGCTCCGTGGAGATCGGCTACGACCGGGTGCCGCTGCACGCGGCGCATTCGCTGCGGAATTTCTTCCGGCTGGTCGACACCGATCTGCCGCAGGTCACCCAGCCGGTCCTGCTGCTGCACAGCCCGCAGGACCATGTGGTGCCGCCGGCCGACTCGGCGCGGATCCTCAGCCGTGTGTCGTCGACGGATGTCGAGGAGATCCTGCTGGAACAGAGCTACCACGTGGCGACGTTGGACCATGATGCGGAGCGGATCTTCGACGAGAGCTACTCGTTCATCGGCCGCCTCGCTCCGAGCGTCGGGAAGAAGGGGAGCACATCCGGTGGCTGA
- a CDS encoding endonuclease/exonuclease/phosphatase family protein, producing MVLTPLPDSRTEPDGSAVIRVLSYNIRSMRDDREALARVIRACAPDLVFIQEAPRFFRWRKRAAWLAAHTDLVLLSGGATAAGPLLLCSLRATVERTEDLLLPRTPGLHRRGFATAVVRIAGTRIGLLSCHLSLRHDERLAQADLLLDRLDEMQVEHAIAAGDLNDGPEGKAFQLLAGRLQDCRSVRPWGADRTFPAHDPRLRIDAIFATAGIEVLGCGVPSGLPGITEPDLRAATDHLPVLAALRVPALASLAEPT from the coding sequence ATGGTCCTGACGCCGCTGCCCGACTCCCGTACCGAGCCGGATGGTTCGGCCGTCATCAGAGTGCTCAGCTACAACATCCGGTCGATGCGTGACGACCGCGAGGCACTGGCCCGCGTCATCCGCGCCTGCGCACCCGATCTGGTCTTCATCCAGGAAGCCCCGCGGTTCTTCCGCTGGCGCAAGCGCGCCGCCTGGCTGGCGGCCCACACCGACCTGGTGCTTCTCTCCGGCGGCGCCACCGCGGCCGGGCCCCTGCTGCTCTGTTCGCTGCGTGCCACCGTGGAACGAACGGAAGATCTGCTGCTGCCACGCACCCCTGGACTGCACCGCAGGGGGTTCGCCACAGCGGTGGTACGGATCGCGGGCACCCGGATCGGTCTGCTGAGCTGCCATCTGAGCCTGCGGCACGACGAACGCCTGGCCCAGGCGGATCTGCTGCTCGACCGGCTCGACGAAATGCAGGTCGAGCACGCCATTGCGGCCGGCGACCTCAACGACGGCCCGGAAGGGAAGGCCTTCCAGCTGCTGGCCGGGCGGCTCCAGGACTGCCGGTCGGTCCGGCCGTGGGGCGCCGACCGGACCTTCCCCGCGCACGATCCACGTCTGCGCATCGACGCGATCTTCGCGACCGCCGGGATCGAGGTCCTCGGCTGCGGAGTCCCGTCGGGGCTGCCCGGCATCACCGAGCCGGACCTGCGGGCGGCCACGGACCATCTGCCGGTACTGGCAGCACTCCGGGTGCCCGCCCTCGCCTCCCTCGCCGAACCGACCTGA
- a CDS encoding AMP-dependent synthetase/ligase: MREFSLPALYEVPSDGNLTDLIRRNAAQHPDVAVMSRKVAGVWTDVTATQFLAEVRAAAKGLIAAGIEPGDRVALMSRTRFEWVLLDFAIWTAGAVTVPVYETSSAEQVQWILGDSGAVAALVESDAHAESVTSVRDRLPGLRNVWQIDKGAVDELTAAGTQVSEETVDLRSTSARADDPATIVYTSGTTGRPKGCVLTHRSFFAECGNVVERLRPLFRTGECSVLLFLPAAHVFGRLVEVASVMAPIKLGCVPDIKNLTDELASFRPTLILGVPRVFEKVYNSARAKAQADGKGKIFDKAANTAIAYSRALGTPEGPSIGLKFKHKVFDRLVFSKLRAVLGGRGEYAISGGAPLGERLGHFYRGIGFTVLEGYGLTETCAATAFNPWDRQKIGTVGQPLPGSVVRIADDGEVLLHGEHLFAGYWNNEAATAEALADGWFHTGDIGTLDEDGYLAITGRKKEIIVTAGGKNVAPAVIEDRIRSHALVAECMVVGDGRPFVGALITLDEEFLGHWAQEHGKPAGSTAVSLREDPELLAEVQRAVDDGNAAVSKAESVRKFRILASQFTEEAGHITPSLKLKRNVVAKDFADEVESIYQR, translated from the coding sequence TTGCGCGAGTTCAGCCTTCCGGCCCTGTACGAGGTCCCTTCGGACGGCAACCTGACGGATCTCATCCGCCGCAATGCCGCGCAGCATCCCGACGTGGCGGTGATGAGCCGCAAAGTGGCAGGCGTCTGGACCGATGTGACCGCCACCCAGTTCCTGGCCGAGGTCAGAGCCGCCGCCAAAGGCCTGATCGCCGCGGGCATCGAGCCCGGTGACCGGGTCGCACTCATGTCCCGTACCCGTTTCGAATGGGTGCTGCTCGACTTCGCGATCTGGACCGCCGGGGCGGTCACCGTCCCGGTGTACGAGACCAGTTCCGCCGAGCAGGTCCAGTGGATCCTCGGCGACTCGGGCGCGGTCGCGGCCCTCGTCGAGAGCGACGCGCACGCCGAGTCGGTCACCTCCGTGCGCGACCGGCTGCCCGGCCTGCGCAACGTCTGGCAGATCGACAAGGGCGCGGTCGACGAGCTGACCGCGGCGGGCACCCAGGTCTCGGAGGAGACCGTCGACCTGCGCAGCACGAGCGCCAGGGCCGACGACCCGGCGACCATCGTCTACACCTCGGGCACCACCGGCCGCCCCAAGGGCTGTGTGCTCACGCACCGCAGCTTCTTCGCGGAGTGCGGCAATGTGGTGGAGCGGCTCAGGCCCCTCTTCCGCACCGGCGAGTGCTCCGTTCTGCTCTTCCTGCCCGCGGCCCATGTCTTCGGACGGCTGGTCGAGGTGGCGTCCGTGATGGCACCCATCAAGCTCGGCTGCGTCCCGGACATCAAGAACCTCACCGATGAACTGGCCTCGTTCCGGCCGACGCTGATCCTCGGTGTGCCGCGGGTCTTCGAGAAGGTATACAACTCGGCGCGCGCCAAGGCGCAGGCCGACGGCAAGGGCAAGATCTTCGACAAGGCCGCGAACACGGCGATCGCGTACAGCCGCGCGCTGGGCACCCCCGAGGGCCCGTCCATCGGCCTGAAGTTCAAGCACAAGGTGTTCGACCGGCTCGTCTTCAGCAAGCTGCGGGCCGTACTCGGCGGGCGCGGCGAGTACGCGATCTCCGGCGGCGCGCCGCTGGGCGAGCGGCTCGGGCACTTCTACCGCGGCATCGGCTTCACGGTGCTGGAGGGCTACGGCCTCACCGAGACGTGCGCGGCCACCGCGTTCAACCCGTGGGACCGGCAGAAGATCGGTACGGTCGGCCAGCCGCTGCCCGGATCGGTCGTCCGGATCGCCGACGACGGCGAGGTGCTGCTGCACGGCGAGCACCTCTTCGCGGGCTACTGGAACAACGAGGCGGCGACGGCCGAGGCGCTGGCCGACGGCTGGTTCCACACGGGCGACATCGGCACCCTCGACGAGGACGGCTATCTCGCGATCACCGGCCGCAAGAAGGAGATCATCGTCACGGCGGGCGGCAAGAACGTCGCACCCGCGGTGATCGAGGACCGGATCCGCAGCCACGCCCTGGTCGCCGAGTGCATGGTGGTCGGCGACGGGCGGCCGTTCGTCGGTGCGCTGATCACCCTGGACGAGGAGTTCCTCGGCCACTGGGCCCAGGAGCACGGCAAGCCGGCCGGCTCGACGGCGGTGTCGCTGCGCGAGGACCCGGAGCTGCTGGCCGAGGTGCAGCGGGCGGTGGACGACGGCAACGCGGCGGTGTCCAAGGCGGAGTCCGTGCGTAAATTCCGCATCCTTGCCTCGCAGTTCACCGAGGAGGCGGGACACATCACACCGTCGCTGAAGCTGAAGCGGAATGTGGTGGCGAAGGACTTCGCGGACGAGGTCGAGTCCATCTACCAGCGCTGA
- a CDS encoding SRPBCC family protein, translating to MAEHTSSSITIEAAPADVMGVIADFDRYPEWTGEVKEAEILAKDDSGRAEKVRLVLDAGAIKDDHTLAYTWTGDHEVSWTLVKSQMLRAIDGSYALAPIGDGSRTEVTYRLTVDVKIPMLGMIKRKAEKVIIDRALAGLKKRVESVPQG from the coding sequence ATGGCTGAACACACCAGCTCGAGCATCACCATCGAGGCGGCACCGGCCGACGTCATGGGCGTGATCGCCGACTTCGACCGCTACCCGGAATGGACCGGCGAGGTCAAGGAGGCCGAGATCCTCGCCAAGGACGACAGCGGCCGCGCCGAGAAGGTCCGCCTCGTCCTCGACGCCGGTGCGATCAAGGACGACCACACCCTCGCGTACACCTGGACCGGCGACCACGAGGTCAGCTGGACCCTGGTCAAGTCCCAGATGCTGCGTGCCATCGACGGCTCCTACGCGCTGGCCCCGATCGGTGACGGCAGCCGCACCGAGGTCACCTACCGGCTGACCGTCGATGTCAAGATCCCGATGCTCGGCATGATCAAGCGCAAGGCCGAGAAGGTCATCATCGACCGCGCACTGGCCGGCCTGAAGAAGCGCGTCGAGTCCGTCCCGCAGGGCTGA
- a CDS encoding glycosyltransferase family 4 protein, protein MDKTLIVTNDFPPRPGGIQAFLHNMALRLDPGKIVVYASTWKRSPEGIEATAAFDAEQPFTVVRDRTTMLLPTPRVTRRAVQLLRAHDCTSVWFGAAAPLGLMAPALRKAGARRLVATAHGHEAGWAQLPASRQLLRRIGEGTDTITYLGEYTRSRIAAALTPEAAGRMVQLPPGVDEKTFHPDSGGDRVRARLGLTDRPVVVCVSRLVPRKGQDTLILAMPAILAREPDAVLLIVGGGPYAKDLKKLAEETGVSDSVRFTGPVPWEELPAHYGAGDVFAMPCRTRRGGLDVEGLGIVYLEASATGLPVVAGDSGGAPDAVLDGETGWVVRGGSVEESADRIATLLGDPELRQRMGERGRAWVEEKWRWDLLAERLRTLL, encoded by the coding sequence ATGGACAAGACCCTGATCGTGACCAATGACTTCCCGCCCCGACCCGGCGGTATCCAGGCATTTCTGCACAATATGGCACTGCGCCTGGACCCCGGAAAAATCGTCGTCTACGCCTCCACCTGGAAGCGGAGCCCCGAGGGCATCGAGGCCACCGCCGCGTTCGATGCCGAGCAGCCGTTCACCGTCGTCCGCGACCGTACGACGATGCTGCTGCCGACCCCCCGGGTGACCCGGCGGGCGGTCCAGCTGCTGCGCGCACACGACTGCACGTCCGTCTGGTTCGGTGCCGCCGCCCCGCTGGGGCTGATGGCGCCGGCGCTACGCAAGGCCGGTGCCCGGCGCCTGGTGGCGACCGCTCACGGGCACGAGGCGGGCTGGGCCCAACTGCCCGCGTCCCGGCAGCTGTTGCGCCGGATCGGCGAGGGCACGGACACCATCACGTACCTCGGCGAGTACACCCGCTCCCGGATCGCGGCCGCGCTCACCCCCGAAGCCGCGGGCCGCATGGTCCAACTGCCGCCCGGCGTCGACGAGAAGACCTTTCATCCGGACTCCGGCGGGGACCGGGTCCGGGCCCGGCTCGGGCTCACGGACCGGCCCGTCGTCGTCTGCGTGTCGCGGCTGGTGCCCCGCAAGGGGCAGGACACCCTGATCCTCGCTATGCCCGCGATCCTGGCACGGGAGCCGGACGCCGTACTGCTGATAGTCGGCGGCGGACCGTACGCCAAGGACCTGAAGAAGCTCGCCGAGGAGACGGGCGTCAGCGACTCCGTACGGTTCACCGGACCGGTGCCGTGGGAGGAGCTGCCCGCCCACTACGGCGCGGGCGACGTCTTCGCCATGCCGTGCCGCACCCGCCGCGGCGGCCTCGACGTCGAAGGGCTCGGCATCGTCTACCTGGAGGCGTCCGCGACCGGACTGCCGGTGGTGGCGGGCGACTCGGGCGGCGCCCCCGACGCCGTACTGGACGGCGAGACCGGTTGGGTGGTGCGGGGCGGCTCCGTGGAGGAGTCCGCCGACCGGATCGCCACCCTGCTCGGCGACCCGGAGCTGCGGCAGCGGATGGGGGAGCGGGGCCGGGCCTGGGTCGAGGAGAAGTGGCGCTGGGACCTGCTTGCGGAGCGGCTCAGAACGCTGCTGTGA